One genomic region from Pseudoduganella lutea encodes:
- a CDS encoding PepSY domain-containing protein yields the protein MKRAIYLIHRWTGIGMCVLMALWFASGMVMLFVGYPKLTPAERLPPLPALARPGCCIDPGLAIENSRMGAVEALALTSIGGTPYYVLQSATGARTAVDAMTGREHAAVDPAQAVHAASAFAAGAPARYEGSVYEDRWTHARGLNPHRPLHVVELGDAASTRVYVSSTTGQVVLDAPRAERWWNFAGAWLHWLYMLKNQPTDPVWTWTLIALSTVGVFTSVTGIVNGIWRWRFNGRYKSGARTPYRDAAMRWHHMLGLAFGAILCTWVFSGLMSMNPAGIFDAKGVKPEVAAMQGGTPAVLRLPLRVADALVLLAREGFAARELEWRVFDGEPFILARDGANDTRIVRAAGASFTVADTWPEEKLRRAAARVLPYPVASFERLASYDAWYYARDAASMYGADERRLPALRVVFADPSATWVHVDLRTGQLGLCTDRSQRTGRWLFNLLHSWDLPALLAVNWLRIAVLILLSAGGLALTVTATIIACRRLRPARRMQPSAER from the coding sequence ATGAAACGCGCCATCTACCTGATCCACCGCTGGACAGGCATCGGCATGTGCGTGCTGATGGCGCTGTGGTTCGCCAGCGGCATGGTGATGCTGTTCGTCGGCTACCCGAAGCTGACGCCGGCCGAGCGCCTGCCCCCCCTGCCCGCGCTGGCGCGGCCGGGCTGCTGCATCGATCCCGGACTGGCGATCGAGAACAGCCGCATGGGCGCCGTGGAAGCGCTGGCGCTGACATCGATCGGTGGTACGCCGTACTACGTGCTGCAGAGCGCCACCGGGGCCCGGACCGCGGTCGATGCCATGACTGGCCGGGAACACGCCGCCGTCGATCCGGCGCAGGCGGTGCATGCCGCCAGCGCCTTCGCGGCTGGCGCGCCTGCGCGGTACGAAGGCTCCGTGTACGAAGACCGCTGGACGCACGCGCGCGGGCTGAACCCGCACCGGCCGCTGCACGTCGTGGAACTGGGCGACGCGGCTTCGACACGCGTCTACGTGTCGTCCACCACGGGCCAGGTGGTGCTCGATGCCCCGCGCGCGGAACGCTGGTGGAACTTCGCCGGCGCATGGCTGCACTGGCTGTACATGCTGAAGAACCAGCCGACGGATCCCGTGTGGACCTGGACGCTGATCGCCCTCTCCACCGTCGGCGTGTTCACGTCGGTCACCGGCATCGTCAACGGCATCTGGCGCTGGCGTTTCAATGGCCGCTACAAGAGCGGCGCGCGCACGCCGTATCGCGACGCGGCCATGCGCTGGCACCACATGCTGGGCCTCGCCTTCGGCGCCATCCTGTGCACGTGGGTGTTCAGCGGGTTGATGTCGATGAACCCGGCCGGCATCTTCGATGCGAAGGGCGTGAAGCCCGAGGTCGCGGCGATGCAGGGCGGCACGCCGGCGGTTTTGCGCCTGCCGCTGCGGGTTGCCGATGCACTGGTGTTGCTTGCACGCGAAGGCTTCGCGGCCCGTGAGCTGGAATGGCGCGTGTTCGATGGGGAGCCGTTCATCCTGGCGCGCGATGGCGCGAACGACACACGCATCGTTCGCGCGGCCGGTGCAAGCTTCACGGTGGCCGACACCTGGCCAGAGGAGAAGCTGCGCCGCGCCGCGGCCAGGGTGCTGCCGTATCCGGTGGCGTCATTCGAGCGGCTGGCCAGCTACGACGCGTGGTATTACGCCCGCGACGCCGCCTCGATGTATGGCGCCGACGAACGGCGCCTGCCGGCGCTGCGCGTGGTGTTCGCCGATCCGTCGGCGACCTGGGTGCATGTGGACCTGCGCACCGGTCAGCTCGGGCTGTGCACCGACCGGTCGCAGCGCACGGGCCGCTGGCTGTTCAACCTGCTGCACAGCTGGGACCTGCCGGCGCTGCTGGCCGTGAACTGGCTGCGCATTGCAGTGCTCATCCTGCTCAGCGCAGGCGGATTGGCGCTCACCGTGACCGCCACGATCATCGCGTGCCGCCGGCTGCGGCCAGCGCGTAGAATGCAGCCCTCTGCAGAACGATAA
- a CDS encoding TonB-dependent receptor — MLVTARADNGGLDAQASAGSNLGLSRFDTPASIDIITRRQLEERGDVNLLDAITRAPGVSAMPHPGNGNSSVAARGFTDTTSVMRLYDGMRQYGGAGLTFPFDTWSVERIEVLRGPASVIHGDGAIGGAINVVPKQPTRGAPEHELQLGIGNEHSRRAAFGSGGAIDERWSYRIDASMERADGWVDMGEHSNRAISAALRFDVSPELNIRVSTARGRQEPMRYFGTPLVDGQPVPALAKKNYNVADSVMQFDDRWTDVLVHWQPNDATTVRSRFYRIGSDRHWRDVEGYYYNAATGLLDRADATEIYHDQSQTGNTTSMAIKGRLLGMDNQVSAGFDINASTFTHTNNTYVGSAPSVDLVDPVPGYFSSPMPTIPRYRTKAKQYALFAEDKLQLTQKWSVLAGLRYDHAALRRDDLVAQWQAYDRTFTNFGWRLGTVYQATPALAFYGQYAKAADPIGALLFLSTSNSRFDNASGRQLEVGVKHAFASGGEWTLALYDITKNNLLTRDPANPAQSLQVGERSSRGIEATVAAALAPGWRIEANASLLRARFEDFSESVGGKAVSRAGNTPPDVPRRLANVWLAWDLLPAWTASAGLRHVGKRHADNANTLTMPAYTVTDLSLRWKATSRTRVTLRAANVFDKRYFTTAYYMPQQWFYGPDRKVDLIVDHRF; from the coding sequence GTGCTCGTTACCGCACGCGCCGACAACGGGGGCCTGGACGCGCAGGCGTCCGCCGGCTCGAACCTCGGCCTGAGCCGCTTCGACACGCCGGCCAGCATCGACATCATCACGCGCCGCCAGCTCGAAGAACGGGGCGACGTCAACCTGCTCGACGCCATCACCCGCGCGCCCGGCGTCAGCGCCATGCCGCACCCCGGCAACGGCAATTCGTCCGTGGCGGCGCGCGGCTTCACGGACACAACATCCGTCATGCGGTTGTACGATGGCATGCGCCAGTATGGCGGCGCCGGACTGACATTCCCGTTCGACACCTGGTCGGTCGAGCGCATCGAGGTGCTGCGTGGCCCGGCCTCCGTCATCCATGGCGATGGCGCGATCGGCGGCGCGATCAACGTGGTGCCGAAGCAGCCGACCCGCGGCGCACCGGAACACGAGCTGCAGCTGGGCATCGGCAATGAACACAGCCGCCGCGCGGCCTTCGGCAGCGGCGGCGCCATCGACGAACGCTGGTCGTACCGGATCGACGCCAGCATGGAGCGCGCCGACGGCTGGGTGGACATGGGCGAACACAGCAACCGCGCCATCTCCGCCGCGCTGCGGTTCGACGTGTCGCCGGAACTGAACATCCGCGTTAGTACCGCACGTGGCAGGCAGGAACCCATGCGCTACTTCGGCACGCCGCTCGTCGATGGCCAGCCGGTGCCCGCGCTGGCGAAGAAGAACTACAACGTGGCCGACAGCGTGATGCAGTTCGACGACCGCTGGACCGACGTGCTGGTGCACTGGCAGCCGAACGACGCCACGACCGTGCGCAGCCGCTTCTACCGCATTGGCAGCGACCGCCACTGGCGCGACGTGGAAGGCTATTACTACAACGCGGCGACCGGCCTGCTCGACCGCGCCGATGCCACGGAGATTTACCACGACCAGTCGCAGACGGGAAACACCACGTCCATGGCCATCAAGGGCAGGCTGCTCGGCATGGACAACCAGGTGTCGGCCGGCTTCGACATCAACGCGTCGACGTTCACGCACACGAACAACACGTATGTCGGCAGCGCGCCTTCCGTGGATTTGGTCGATCCCGTTCCCGGCTATTTCAGCAGTCCCATGCCCACGATCCCGCGCTACCGCACCAAGGCAAAGCAATATGCGCTGTTCGCCGAGGATAAGCTGCAATTGACACAGAAGTGGTCGGTACTGGCGGGCCTGCGCTATGACCACGCGGCGCTGCGCCGCGACGACCTGGTGGCGCAGTGGCAGGCCTACGACCGCACGTTCACCAACTTCGGCTGGCGCCTCGGCACCGTGTACCAGGCCACGCCGGCGCTGGCGTTCTATGGCCAATATGCGAAGGCGGCCGATCCGATCGGCGCGCTGCTATTCCTCTCGACCAGCAACAGCAGGTTCGACAACGCCAGCGGCCGACAACTCGAAGTCGGCGTGAAACATGCGTTCGCGAGCGGCGGCGAATGGACCCTCGCCCTCTACGACATCACCAAGAACAACCTGCTCACGCGCGACCCGGCCAACCCGGCGCAAAGCCTGCAGGTGGGCGAGCGCTCGTCGCGCGGCATCGAGGCGACGGTGGCGGCGGCGCTGGCGCCGGGCTGGCGGATCGAAGCGAATGCCTCGCTGCTGCGCGCCCGCTTCGAGGATTTCAGCGAATCGGTGGGTGGCAAGGCGGTTTCCCGCGCCGGCAACACGCCGCCCGACGTGCCGCGGCGCCTGGCCAATGTGTGGCTGGCCTGGGACCTCCTGCCCGCCTGGACGGCCAGCGCCGGCCTGCGCCACGTGGGCAAGCGCCATGCCGACAACGCCAACACGCTCACGATGCCGGCCTACACGGTCACCGACCTGTCGCTGCGCTGGAAGGCAACGTCGCGCACGCGCGTGACGCTGCGTGCTGCGAACGTGTTCGACAAGCGCTACTTCACGACGGCCTACTACATGCCGCAGCAGTGGTTCTACGGGCCGGACCGCAAGGTTGACCTGATCGTGGATCACCGGTTCTAA
- a CDS encoding DUF2946 domain-containing protein, whose product MFKTRQWRACFTWLAFIAVLAAALMPSVSRALASDRAGNIMMAEICAPSGMNYAAMSDAAMAAAGMVEPDDKRMGHMDDCAWCRLQADTPALPGTVLAVAPGEIAAPRPPLFYHSPTPLFTWAAAQPRGPPLLA is encoded by the coding sequence ATGTTCAAGACCCGACAATGGCGCGCATGCTTCACCTGGCTGGCTTTCATCGCCGTCCTGGCAGCCGCATTGATGCCATCGGTCTCGCGCGCACTGGCGAGCGACCGGGCCGGGAACATCATGATGGCCGAGATCTGCGCGCCCAGCGGCATGAATTATGCGGCCATGAGCGATGCCGCCATGGCTGCCGCGGGCATGGTCGAGCCGGACGACAAGCGCATGGGTCACATGGATGACTGCGCCTGGTGCCGGCTCCAGGCCGACACGCCGGCATTGCCCGGCACGGTGCTTGCCGTTGCACCGGGCGAGATCGCCGCGCCGCGACCGCCACTGTTCTACCACTCCCCTACTCCGCTGTTCACCTGGGCCGCCGCCCAGCCGCGCGGCCCACCCCTGCTGGCCTGA
- a CDS encoding PilZ domain-containing protein → MSTDLNESRRAHVRRLLKVDAFLTAGAGTAHLPVQIVDIARMGVGFVTGAALQAGQAYTLHFCFPGCAVEHVSPVEVVYSRVTEGGRYRHGARFHALPEPTVAQIVDYVTSSKWDELKHDEQAAAAQRPMTGEENR, encoded by the coding sequence ATGTCCACCGACCTCAATGAATCAAGGCGCGCCCATGTTCGCAGGCTGCTCAAGGTCGACGCATTCCTCACCGCCGGCGCGGGCACCGCGCACCTGCCGGTGCAGATCGTCGATATCGCGCGGATGGGTGTCGGCTTCGTCACCGGGGCCGCGCTGCAGGCCGGCCAGGCGTACACGCTGCATTTCTGTTTCCCAGGCTGCGCCGTGGAACATGTGTCGCCCGTCGAGGTCGTGTACAGCCGGGTGACCGAAGGCGGCAGGTACCGCCACGGCGCACGCTTTCATGCCTTGCCGGAGCCTACCGTCGCGCAGATCGTCGATTACGTCACGAGCAGCAAGTGGGATGAATTGAAGCACGATGAACAGGCCGCCGCGGCACAACGTCCCATGACAGGAGAAGAGAACAGGTGA
- a CDS encoding DUF6152 family protein, with protein sequence MKRVLAVLLTLGAAATAFAHHGWSEYNADKPLTLTGTITESGYSQPHGHVSLKTADKTWHVVLAPPSRMESRGLPKEALASGGQVTVLGYPHRSKADELRAERITVKDKTTELR encoded by the coding sequence ATGAAACGTGTTCTCGCTGTCCTCCTCACCCTTGGTGCCGCCGCCACCGCCTTTGCCCATCACGGCTGGAGCGAATACAACGCCGACAAGCCGCTGACCCTGACGGGCACGATCACCGAAAGCGGCTATTCGCAGCCGCATGGCCACGTATCGCTGAAAACGGCCGACAAGACGTGGCATGTGGTGCTGGCGCCACCGTCGCGAATGGAAAGCCGTGGCTTGCCGAAGGAAGCGCTCGCATCGGGTGGCCAGGTGACGGTGCTGGGCTACCCGCACCGCAGCAAGGCCGATGAACTGCGGGCCGAGCGCATCACGGTCAAGGACAAGACGACCGAACTGCGCTGA
- a CDS encoding metallophosphoesterase family protein — protein MKIAAISDIHGNLGALEAVLADIERRGATVTVNLGDIVSGPLQPRETAERLMALDMPTIAGNHERQVLMHVPEKMGASDRYAHEQITEVQRAWLHSLPATLRLTDDVLLVHGTPTSDIVYWTDTVLETGRRPATYDEVRERAGNASASLILCGHTHGPRSVLLDDGRLVVNPGSVGLQAYNDDRGFPNKAENLTPHARYAIVERTPAGWQVEHIAVPYDYEFAALLAENNGRPDWGHALRTGRMPA, from the coding sequence ATGAAAATCGCGGCAATCTCGGATATCCACGGCAATCTCGGCGCACTGGAAGCGGTGCTGGCCGATATCGAACGGCGCGGCGCGACCGTGACGGTGAACCTGGGCGATATCGTGTCCGGCCCGCTGCAGCCGCGCGAAACGGCCGAGCGCCTGATGGCGCTGGACATGCCGACGATCGCCGGCAACCACGAGCGCCAGGTGCTGATGCACGTGCCGGAAAAGATGGGCGCTTCGGACCGTTATGCCCACGAGCAGATCACCGAGGTGCAGCGCGCCTGGCTCCATTCGCTGCCCGCCACGCTGCGGCTCACGGATGACGTGCTGCTGGTGCATGGCACGCCAACGTCGGACATCGTGTACTGGACGGATACGGTGCTCGAGACGGGCCGCCGCCCGGCCACCTACGACGAAGTGCGGGAGCGCGCCGGCAATGCGAGCGCATCGCTGATCCTGTGCGGCCATACCCATGGCCCGCGCAGCGTGCTGCTCGACGATGGCCGGCTGGTCGTCAACCCCGGCAGCGTTGGCCTGCAGGCCTATAACGACGACAGGGGCTTCCCCAACAAGGCTGAAAACCTGACGCCGCATGCGCGCTATGCGATCGTCGAACGCACGCCGGCCGGCTGGCAGGTCGAACACATCGCCGTGCCCTATGACTACGAGTTTGCCGCGCTGCTGGCCGAGAACAATGGCCGGCCGGACTGGGGCCACGCACTGCGCACGGGGCGCATGCCGGCGTAA
- a CDS encoding LysR family transcriptional regulator: MDIRSLRYFVETARLSSFTQAAELLHVTQSTISKMVHQLEEELGTPLFVRDGRRLGLTDTGRVVYGRGQEMLATMRTLAAEVRDVQAVRRGTLTVGIPPMINLLFTPVLKAFRERHPDIALVLREETGPGVERLVANGELEIGMTVLPADAGLSVDTLPVASYPIWALAASGTFQRQRRTLKLSALKDLPLVLLTDDFALTRTLRRAFAQAGFEPTVAAQSGQWDWLVEMASAGIGVALLPEPFIDRLADESLQAVRIVEPELPWQVAHVCNGRYLSHAARAWLEVSAEVLG; encoded by the coding sequence ATGGATATCCGCTCCCTGCGCTACTTCGTTGAAACCGCCCGCCTGTCCAGCTTTACCCAGGCGGCCGAGCTGCTGCACGTGACGCAGTCGACGATCAGCAAGATGGTGCACCAGCTGGAGGAAGAACTGGGCACGCCGCTGTTCGTGCGCGACGGCCGCCGGCTGGGGTTGACCGATACGGGCCGCGTCGTCTACGGGCGCGGCCAGGAAATGCTGGCCACGATGCGCACGCTGGCGGCCGAGGTGCGCGACGTGCAGGCCGTGCGCCGCGGCACACTCACCGTGGGCATCCCGCCGATGATCAACCTGCTGTTCACGCCGGTCCTGAAAGCCTTCCGCGAGCGTCATCCGGACATCGCCCTCGTGCTGCGCGAGGAAACCGGCCCCGGTGTCGAGCGGCTGGTGGCGAATGGCGAGCTGGAGATCGGCATGACGGTGCTGCCGGCCGATGCCGGCTTGTCCGTCGACACGCTGCCCGTGGCCAGTTACCCGATCTGGGCACTGGCGGCCAGCGGCACGTTCCAGCGCCAGCGGCGCACGCTGAAACTGTCCGCCCTGAAGGACTTGCCGCTGGTGCTGCTGACCGACGACTTCGCGCTGACCCGCACGCTGCGCCGGGCCTTCGCGCAGGCCGGCTTCGAACCGACCGTGGCCGCGCAGAGCGGCCAGTGGGACTGGCTGGTGGAAATGGCCTCCGCCGGCATTGGCGTGGCCCTGCTGCCGGAACCATTCATCGACCGGCTGGCCGACGAATCGCTGCAGGCCGTGCGCATCGTCGAGCCGGAACTGCCGTGGCAGGTGGCCCACGTGTGCAACGGCCGCTATCTCTCGCATGCTGCAAGGGCATGGCTGGAAGTTTCAGCCGAGGTCCTCGGCTAG
- a CDS encoding acetyl-CoA hydrolase/transferase family protein, translating to MVDHKVAERIRRPELLARIQSAGQAARLFEPGMTVGMSGFTKAGDAKALPRALVERARERPLDLTLITGASLGNDSDGMMADAGVFRRRLPFQADASLRRKINTGEVMFIDQHLSETAEQLRSGALPAIDIAVIEACAIREDGAIVPTMAVGNSASFVQGARHVIVELNLAAPAALEGLHDIYVPRPRPAREPIPLTHPGQRIGATAIAVDPARIAAIVVTDSPDSPSSVLPPDAGTDAIACHVVAFLEGEVAAGRMGPELLPLQAGIGTIANAVLHGLTQSSFRNLSMYSEVLQDSAIALLDSGQLALASASSITLSAPVRERFLANLDKYRDWIVLRPQEISNHPEIVRRLGIIGLNTALEFDIYGNVNSTHVGGTSMMNGIGGSGDFARNGELAIFVSKSEAKDGAISSVVPMVAHVDHTEHDVDVLVTEWGFADLRGLAPRERAPLIIERCAHPFYRPQLRDYYERALLRGGQTPHVLEEALSWHERYRTAKHMRAA from the coding sequence ATGGTCGATCACAAAGTGGCGGAGCGCATCCGCCGGCCCGAGCTGCTGGCCCGCATCCAGTCCGCCGGGCAGGCGGCAAGGCTGTTCGAGCCCGGCATGACGGTGGGCATGAGCGGCTTCACGAAGGCCGGCGATGCGAAGGCGCTGCCGCGCGCACTGGTCGAGCGGGCCCGCGAACGGCCGCTGGACCTCACGCTGATCACGGGCGCCTCGCTGGGCAACGACAGCGACGGCATGATGGCCGACGCTGGGGTGTTCCGGCGCAGGTTGCCGTTCCAGGCCGACGCATCGCTGCGCCGCAAGATCAACACCGGTGAAGTCATGTTCATCGACCAGCACCTGTCGGAAACGGCCGAGCAGCTGCGCAGCGGCGCGCTGCCGGCCATCGATATCGCCGTCATCGAAGCGTGCGCGATCCGCGAGGATGGCGCGATCGTGCCCACGATGGCGGTGGGGAACAGCGCCAGCTTCGTGCAGGGTGCACGGCACGTGATCGTGGAACTGAACCTGGCGGCGCCGGCGGCGCTGGAAGGGCTGCACGACATCTACGTGCCGCGCCCGCGCCCGGCGCGCGAGCCGATTCCGCTCACGCATCCGGGCCAGCGCATCGGCGCCACCGCGATCGCCGTCGATCCCGCGCGCATCGCCGCGATCGTCGTCACCGACAGCCCGGACAGCCCGTCTTCCGTGCTGCCGCCCGATGCGGGAACGGATGCCATCGCCTGCCACGTGGTGGCGTTCCTGGAAGGCGAGGTGGCGGCCGGTCGCATGGGCCCCGAATTGCTGCCGCTGCAGGCCGGCATCGGCACCATCGCCAACGCCGTGCTGCACGGGCTCACGCAGTCGTCGTTCCGCAACCTGTCGATGTACTCCGAAGTGCTGCAGGACAGCGCGATCGCCCTTCTCGATTCGGGGCAACTGGCGTTGGCGTCGGCGTCGTCGATCACGCTGTCGGCGCCGGTGCGCGAGCGCTTCCTGGCCAATCTCGACAAGTACCGCGACTGGATCGTGCTGCGGCCGCAGGAAATCAGCAATCACCCGGAGATCGTGCGCCGCCTCGGCATCATCGGTCTCAATACCGCGCTGGAATTCGACATCTATGGCAACGTCAATTCCACGCACGTGGGTGGCACCAGCATGATGAACGGCATCGGTGGCTCCGGCGATTTCGCCCGCAATGGCGAACTGGCGATCTTCGTCAGCAAGTCGGAGGCGAAGGATGGCGCCATTTCCAGCGTGGTACCGATGGTCGCGCACGTGGATCACACGGAACACGACGTCGACGTGCTTGTCACGGAATGGGGCTTTGCCGATTTGCGCGGCCTGGCGCCGCGCGAACGGGCGCCGCTGATCATCGAGCGCTGCGCGCACCCGTTCTACCGCCCGCAATTGCGCGACTACTACGAGCGCGCGCTGCTGCGCGGCGGCCAGACGCCGCACGTGCTGGAAGAGGCCTTGTCGTGGCACGAGCGCTACCGGACTGCGAAGCACATGCGCGCTGCCTGA
- a CDS encoding DUF4214 domain-containing protein, with protein sequence MNAILDHAAPGAHTIVGSANGTELLAGGIGNDTVTGGAGNDMLQGGRSDRGMWTFTLAGTGTLGASHQATMSGPAQAVALAELDGGAAGLAFLAAPQATLAEVALLYQAAFDRAPDIAGLNHWIGQGATLQAVARGIMMSAEWTADGDTTSSDLAFVRKLYQRVLGREGDDAGVDYWVSMMGRLDSRGDIMLSRADVLLEFALGSEHRARFADGIVVASDTVMRENGWIGGSGDDRLEGGAGSDWLAGGDGTDTAVFSGRAADYRLHVLDGGHVVLGAGTEADTLAGIEKAEFADGTVDLSFTQGGQVETLGLLYQAVLDRDADLAGIGWWAGEDMPADQLAAAFAASAEFRERYDSLSNDAFVEALYAASDLDETAASGTATWLVYLQSHSRAELVGAWIGQADVIDAQFTTVGL encoded by the coding sequence ATGAACGCAATACTTGACCATGCCGCGCCAGGAGCGCACACCATTGTTGGCAGCGCCAACGGTACCGAGCTGCTGGCGGGCGGTATCGGCAACGACACGGTGACCGGCGGGGCCGGGAACGACATGCTGCAGGGCGGGCGCAGCGATCGCGGCATGTGGACCTTCACGCTGGCCGGTACCGGCACGCTGGGCGCCTCGCACCAGGCGACGATGTCCGGCCCGGCGCAAGCGGTGGCACTGGCGGAGCTGGATGGCGGGGCCGCGGGCCTGGCATTCCTGGCGGCGCCTCAGGCAACACTGGCCGAGGTGGCGCTGCTCTACCAGGCGGCATTCGACCGTGCACCGGACATCGCGGGCCTGAACCATTGGATCGGGCAGGGCGCCACACTGCAAGCCGTGGCCAGAGGCATCATGATGTCGGCCGAGTGGACGGCGGATGGCGATACGACATCTTCCGACCTGGCTTTCGTGAGGAAGCTGTACCAGCGGGTACTGGGCCGCGAGGGCGACGATGCCGGCGTGGACTACTGGGTGTCGATGATGGGCAGGTTGGACAGCAGGGGCGACATCATGCTGTCGCGCGCCGATGTGTTGCTGGAATTCGCCCTGGGCAGCGAGCACCGGGCACGGTTCGCGGACGGTATCGTCGTTGCGAGCGACACGGTCATGCGGGAAAACGGCTGGATCGGGGGCAGCGGGGACGACCGGCTCGAAGGCGGCGCGGGCAGTGACTGGCTGGCGGGAGGCGATGGCACCGATACCGCCGTCTTCTCCGGCCGGGCCGCCGATTACCGCCTGCACGTGCTCGATGGCGGGCATGTGGTGCTGGGCGCCGGTACGGAAGCGGACACGCTGGCCGGCATCGAAAAGGCCGAATTCGCCGATGGCACGGTCGACCTGTCGTTCACGCAAGGTGGCCAGGTCGAGACGCTGGGCTTGTTGTACCAGGCGGTGCTGGACCGCGACGCTGACCTGGCCGGCATCGGCTGGTGGGCTGGCGAGGACATGCCGGCGGACCAGCTGGCGGCAGCTTTTGCCGCATCGGCGGAATTCCGCGAACGCTACGACTCCCTCTCGAACGATGCATTCGTCGAGGCGCTGTATGCCGCCTCGGACCTGGATGAAACCGCCGCCAGCGGCACCGCGACCTGGCTGGTTTACCTGCAGTCGCACAGCCGTGCCGAACTGGTGGGGGCATGGATCGGACAGGCAGACGTAATCGATGCCCAATTTACAACGGTTGGCCTGTGA